The proteins below come from a single Mucilaginibacter mali genomic window:
- a CDS encoding 3-keto-disaccharide hydrolase, with translation MKAPVIFLLASAFCAQAAMAQAPNTLTKKEKKDGWKLLFDGKTTKGWHTYLRDTVGSKWQVQDGAIIFDPTKPNSGGGDIVTNDEFENYELNLEWKVAKGSNSGIIFDIQESPKHQATYETGPEMQVLDNIDASDNKKENHLAGCLYDMAGDASVSKPKPVGEWNQVRIIQNKGHLTFYLNGIKTFEGQMGSDEWNKMIASSKFANKAFADFAKVAKGKIALQQHPGSSAWRNIKIKQL, from the coding sequence ATGAAAGCACCCGTAATTTTTTTACTGGCATCCGCGTTTTGCGCGCAGGCCGCTATGGCGCAAGCCCCCAATACACTAACCAAAAAAGAAAAGAAGGACGGCTGGAAACTGCTGTTCGACGGTAAGACCACCAAAGGCTGGCATACCTACCTGCGCGATACCGTAGGTTCTAAATGGCAGGTGCAGGATGGTGCCATCATCTTCGACCCGACAAAACCCAACAGCGGGGGCGGCGACATTGTTACCAACGATGAGTTTGAAAACTACGAGCTGAACCTGGAATGGAAAGTAGCCAAAGGCAGCAACAGCGGCATCATCTTCGACATTCAGGAATCGCCAAAACACCAGGCCACTTATGAAACCGGCCCCGAGATGCAGGTACTGGATAATATTGATGCATCCGACAATAAAAAAGAAAACCACCTGGCCGGCTGCCTTTACGATATGGCGGGCGATGCATCGGTATCTAAACCCAAACCTGTTGGCGAATGGAACCAGGTGCGCATCATCCAAAACAAAGGTCACTTAACCTTCTACCTGAACGGCATCAAAACCTTCGAGGGCCAGATGGGCAGCGATGAGTGGAATAAAATGATAGCCAGCAGCAAGTTTGCCAACAAGGCTTTTGCCGATTTTGCAAAGGTAGCCAAGGGCAAAATAGCGCTGCAGCAACACCCGGGTTCGAGCGCGTGGAGAAATATTAAAATTAAACAATTATAG
- a CDS encoding GMC family oxidoreductase: protein MSDLQIKKSTTVYDAIVVGSGAGGGMAGYVLAHGGLKVLMLEAGPWWDPAKDSHQLKFPYESPRRGAGTTRPFGDFDGAYGGWQLDGEPYTTKDKTEFNWFRARMLGGRTNHWGRISLRMGPNDFKSHHLDGLTDDWPITYDEVKPFYDKVDRMIGVYGTVENLENEPDGIFLPPPKPKLNELFIKQGADKAGVKVIPGRGSVLTEALPGNKDRGACFFCGQCGRGCKIYGDFSASSCLVIPAMKTGNLKVISNAMVREVLTDKEGLATGVSYVNKDDMQEYQVKAKIVILGASACESARLLLNSKSEQHPGGLANSSGVVGKYLHDSTGASLGGFLPQLLDRKRYNEDGVGSVHIYSPWWLDNKKLDFPRGYHIEYGGGMGMPGYGFANGIHNKNGLVPGKDGKPKDAGGFGADLKNDYRRFYGTGVGMAGRGTAIAREDNYCEIDDKVVDKYGIPVLKFHYKWTDAEVKQAKHMIDTFQEILHNMGAIITGNIPGADTNYGLEAPGRIIHEVGTIRMGDDPKKSALNKYCQAHDCKNLFVVDAAPFVQQGDKNATWTILALSMRTAEYILSQRQKLNV from the coding sequence ATGAGCGATCTGCAGATCAAAAAGTCGACCACAGTTTACGATGCCATTGTAGTTGGATCGGGGGCGGGTGGCGGCATGGCCGGTTACGTACTGGCGCATGGCGGTTTAAAAGTATTAATGCTGGAGGCCGGCCCCTGGTGGGACCCGGCTAAAGACTCGCACCAGCTGAAATTCCCTTACGAGTCGCCACGCCGCGGCGCGGGCACTACGCGTCCATTTGGCGATTTTGACGGCGCTTATGGCGGCTGGCAGCTGGATGGCGAGCCATACACTACAAAAGATAAAACAGAATTTAACTGGTTCCGTGCCCGTATGCTGGGCGGCCGTACCAATCACTGGGGCCGCATCTCGCTGCGCATGGGCCCTAACGATTTTAAAAGCCACCACTTAGATGGTTTGACCGATGATTGGCCGATCACCTACGACGAGGTAAAACCTTTTTACGATAAGGTAGACCGCATGATAGGCGTTTACGGCACGGTGGAGAATCTGGAGAATGAGCCGGATGGCATCTTCCTGCCCCCGCCAAAGCCAAAGCTGAACGAGTTGTTCATTAAACAAGGTGCCGATAAGGCGGGCGTGAAAGTAATCCCGGGCCGCGGTTCGGTACTGACGGAAGCTTTGCCGGGTAATAAAGACCGTGGCGCATGCTTCTTCTGCGGACAGTGCGGCCGCGGCTGTAAAATTTATGGCGATTTCTCGGCTTCATCATGCCTGGTTATCCCGGCCATGAAGACCGGCAACCTGAAGGTGATATCGAACGCCATGGTGCGCGAGGTGTTGACTGATAAGGAGGGCCTGGCCACCGGCGTAAGCTATGTGAATAAAGACGACATGCAGGAGTACCAGGTAAAAGCCAAGATCGTTATCCTGGGTGCCAGCGCCTGCGAATCGGCTCGTTTGCTGCTGAACTCAAAATCAGAACAACACCCCGGCGGTTTAGCCAACAGCAGCGGCGTGGTGGGTAAATACCTGCACGATAGTACCGGTGCAAGCCTTGGCGGTTTCTTACCGCAACTACTGGACCGCAAGCGCTATAACGAAGACGGCGTGGGCAGTGTGCACATCTACTCGCCATGGTGGCTGGATAATAAGAAACTGGATTTCCCGCGCGGTTACCACATCGAATACGGTGGCGGCATGGGCATGCCGGGTTACGGCTTCGCCAACGGCATCCACAACAAAAACGGACTGGTTCCCGGTAAAGACGGCAAACCAAAAGATGCTGGCGGCTTTGGTGCCGACCTGAAGAACGATTACCGTCGTTTCTACGGTACAGGCGTAGGTATGGCCGGTCGCGGTACCGCTATAGCCCGCGAAGACAACTATTGTGAGATAGATGATAAAGTGGTAGATAAATACGGTATCCCGGTACTGAAATTCCACTACAAGTGGACCGATGCCGAAGTAAAACAAGCCAAGCACATGATAGATACCTTCCAGGAGATCTTACATAACATGGGGGCTATCATTACCGGGAACATTCCGGGTGCCGATACCAATTATGGCCTGGAAGCACCGGGCCGCATCATCCACGAGGTGGGTACCATCCGTATGGGCGACGATCCGAAAAAATCGGCCCTGAACAAATATTGCCAGGCACACGATTGCAAGAACCTGTTTGTGGTAGATGCCGCGCCGTTTGTGCAGCAGGGCGATAAGAACGCCACCTGGACCATCCTTGCGCTGAGCATGCGTACCGCCGAATACATTTTATCACAACGCCAAAAACTGAACGTTTAA